In Streptomyces chartreusis NRRL 3882, the following are encoded in one genomic region:
- a CDS encoding ATP-dependent 6-phosphofructokinase: protein MRIGVLTAGGDCPGLNAVIRSVVHRAVDNYGDEVIGFEDGYSGLLDGRYRTLDLNAVSGILARGGTILGSSRLERDRLREACENASDMIHEFGIDALIPIGGEGTLTAARMLSDAGLPVVGVPKTIDNDISSTDRTFGFDTAVGVATEAMDRLKTTAESHQRVMVVEVMGRHAGWIALESGMAAGAHGICLPERPFDPADLVKMVEERFARGKKFAVVCVAEGAHPAEGTMDYGKGAIDKFGHERFQGIGTALAHELERRLGKEAKPVILGHVQRGGSPTAYDRVLATRFGWHAVEAAHQGQFGRMTALRGTDIVMVPLAEAVTELKTVPKDRMDEAESVF, encoded by the coding sequence ATGCGTATCGGAGTTCTCACCGCAGGCGGCGACTGCCCCGGCCTGAACGCCGTGATCCGGTCGGTCGTGCACCGGGCGGTCGACAACTACGGCGACGAGGTCATCGGCTTCGAGGACGGTTACTCGGGACTGCTGGACGGCCGCTACCGCACCCTCGACCTGAACGCGGTCAGCGGCATCCTGGCCCGCGGCGGCACGATCCTGGGGTCGTCCCGGCTGGAGCGCGACCGGCTCCGCGAGGCCTGCGAGAACGCCTCCGACATGATCCACGAGTTCGGCATCGACGCGCTGATCCCGATCGGCGGCGAGGGCACCCTGACGGCGGCCCGCATGCTGTCCGACGCGGGTCTGCCGGTGGTCGGCGTCCCGAAGACGATCGACAACGACATCTCGTCGACCGACCGCACCTTCGGCTTCGACACGGCGGTCGGGGTCGCCACCGAGGCGATGGACCGCCTGAAGACCACCGCCGAGTCCCACCAGAGGGTGATGGTGGTGGAGGTCATGGGGCGCCACGCCGGCTGGATCGCGCTGGAGTCCGGCATGGCGGCCGGTGCGCACGGGATCTGTCTGCCGGAGCGGCCGTTCGATCCGGCCGATCTCGTGAAGATGGTCGAGGAGCGCTTCGCCCGCGGCAAGAAGTTCGCGGTCGTCTGCGTCGCCGAGGGCGCCCACCCGGCCGAGGGCACCATGGACTACGGCAAGGGCGCGATCGACAAGTTCGGCCACGAGCGATTCCAGGGCATCGGCACCGCACTCGCCCACGAGCTGGAGCGACGGCTCGGCAAGGAGGCCAAGCCGGTCATTCTCGGCCACGTCCAGCGCGGCGGCTCACCGACCGCGTACGACCGGGTGCTCGCCACCCGGTTCGGCTGGCACGCGGTGGAGGCCGCGCACCAGGGGCAGTTCGGCAGGATGACCGCGCTGCGCGGCACGGACATCGTGATGGTGCCGCTCGCGGAGGCCGTGACCGAGCTGAAGACCGTCCCGAAGGACCGGATGGACGAGGCCGAGTCGGTCTTCTAG
- the pta gene encoding phosphate acetyltransferase, producing MTRSVYVTGIDRGDGRQVVELGVMELLTRQVDRVGVFRPLVHDGPDRLFELLRARYRLAQDPATVYGMDYHEASALQAEAGTDELVSTLVDRFHLVARDYDVVLVLGTDYAGTQLPDELALNARLANEFGASVIPVVGGRKQTVESVLAETRNAYRAYDTLGCDVLAMVANRVAREDRDEIAAQLGSRLPVPCYVLPDEPALSAPTVSQIGHTLGAKVVLGDDSGLARDVLGFVFGGAMLPNFLGALTPGCLVVTPGDRADLVVGALAAHSAGTPPIAGVLLTLDEVPGTDILTLAERLAPGTPVLSVAGTSFPTAEQLFSLEGKLNAATPRKAERALGLFERYADTADLAHRVSAPSSDRVTPMMFEHKLLEQARSDLRRVVLPEGTEERVLHAAEVLLRRGVCELTLLGPVDQIRKKAADLGIDLGESQLIDPAASDLRDAFAEKYAALRAHRGVTVELAYDVVSDVNYFGTLMVQEGLADGMVSGSVHSTAATIRPAFEIIKTRPDADIVSSVFFMCLADKVLVYGDCAVNPDPNAEQLADIAIQSAATAERFGVEPRIAMLSYSTGTSGSGADVDKVREATELVRARRPDLKIEGPIQYDAAVEPSVAATKLPGSEVAGQASVLIFPDLNTGNNTYKAVQRSAGAIAVGPVLQGLRKPVNDLSRGALVQDIVNTVAITAIQAQSPAPSPSEKATAQ from the coding sequence GTGACCCGCAGCGTGTACGTGACCGGCATCGACCGCGGCGACGGCCGCCAGGTCGTCGAACTGGGGGTCATGGAGCTCCTCACCCGGCAGGTCGACCGGGTGGGCGTCTTCCGTCCCCTCGTCCATGACGGGCCCGACCGCCTCTTCGAGCTGTTGCGCGCCCGCTACCGGCTCGCCCAGGACCCGGCGACCGTCTACGGCATGGACTACCACGAGGCGTCCGCCCTCCAGGCCGAGGCCGGCACGGACGAGCTGGTGTCCACGCTCGTCGACCGCTTCCACCTGGTCGCCCGCGACTACGACGTGGTCCTGGTCCTCGGCACCGACTACGCCGGCACCCAGCTCCCGGACGAGCTGGCGCTCAACGCCCGGCTGGCGAACGAGTTCGGCGCGTCCGTGATCCCGGTCGTGGGCGGCCGCAAGCAGACCGTCGAGTCGGTGCTCGCCGAGACGCGCAACGCCTACCGGGCCTACGACACGCTGGGCTGCGACGTCCTGGCCATGGTCGCCAACCGGGTGGCCCGCGAGGACCGCGACGAGATCGCCGCCCAGCTCGGCTCCCGGCTCCCCGTGCCGTGTTACGTCCTGCCCGACGAGCCCGCGCTGTCCGCCCCGACGGTCTCGCAGATCGGCCACACCCTCGGCGCCAAGGTGGTGCTGGGCGACGACTCGGGGCTGGCCCGGGACGTGCTCGGCTTCGTCTTCGGCGGGGCGATGCTGCCGAACTTCCTGGGCGCCCTGACCCCGGGCTGCCTCGTCGTCACGCCGGGGGACCGCGCCGACCTGGTCGTCGGCGCGCTCGCCGCGCACAGCGCCGGCACCCCGCCGATAGCGGGCGTGCTCCTCACCCTGGACGAGGTGCCCGGCACCGACATCCTCACGCTCGCCGAGCGCCTCGCACCGGGCACGCCGGTGCTGTCGGTGGCCGGCACCAGCTTCCCCACCGCCGAGCAGCTGTTCTCCCTTGAGGGGAAGCTCAACGCGGCCACCCCGCGCAAGGCGGAGCGGGCGCTCGGCCTGTTCGAGCGGTACGCCGACACCGCCGACCTCGCGCACCGCGTCTCCGCTCCGAGCAGCGACCGCGTCACGCCGATGATGTTCGAGCACAAGCTGCTGGAGCAGGCCCGCTCCGACCTGCGCCGGGTCGTCCTCCCCGAGGGCACCGAGGAGCGCGTGCTGCACGCCGCCGAGGTGCTGCTGCGCCGGGGCGTGTGCGAGCTGACCCTGCTCGGCCCCGTCGACCAGATCCGCAAGAAGGCCGCCGACCTCGGCATCGACCTCGGCGAGTCCCAGCTGATCGACCCGGCCGCCTCCGACCTGCGCGACGCCTTCGCCGAGAAGTACGCGGCCCTGCGCGCCCACCGGGGCGTCACCGTGGAGCTGGCGTACGACGTGGTCTCCGACGTGAACTACTTCGGCACGCTGATGGTGCAGGAGGGCCTCGCCGACGGCATGGTGTCCGGCTCGGTGCACTCCACGGCCGCGACCATCCGCCCGGCCTTCGAGATCATCAAGACCAGGCCGGACGCCGACATCGTCTCGTCGGTGTTCTTCATGTGCCTGGCCGACAAGGTCCTCGTCTACGGCGACTGCGCGGTGAACCCGGACCCGAACGCCGAGCAGCTCGCCGACATCGCCATCCAGTCGGCGGCCACGGCCGAGCGGTTCGGCGTGGAGCCGCGGATCGCGATGCTGTCGTACTCCACGGGCACGTCCGGCTCCGGCGCCGACGTCGACAAGGTGCGCGAGGCCACCGAGCTGGTGCGCGCGCGCCGGCCCGACCTGAAGATCGAGGGCCCGATCCAGTACGACGCCGCCGTGGAGCCGTCGGTCGCGGCGACCAAGCTGCCCGGCTCCGAGGTCGCCGGACAGGCGAGCGTGCTGATCTTCCCCGACCTGAACACCGGCAACAACACCTACAAGGCCGTGCAGCGCTCGGCCGGAGCGATCGCCGTCGGCCCGGTGCTCCAGGGTCTGCGCAAGCCGGTCAACGACCTGTCCCGTGGCGCCCTCGTCCAGGACATCGTCAACACGGTCGCCATCACGGCGATCCAGGCCCAGTCCCCCGCCCCGTCCCCGAGCGAGAAGGCAACCGCCCAGTGA
- a CDS encoding acetate kinase, which translates to MSPSRVLVLNSGSSSVKYQLLDMRDNGRLAVGLVERIGEQTSRLKHTPAGGESRERGGAIADHDAALKAVAEELAKDGLGLDSPELAAIGHRVVHGGKFFTEPTVIDETVLAEIERLIPVAPLHNPANLTGIRTAQALRPDLPQVAVFDTAFHTTMPESAARYAIDVKTADEHRIRRYGFHGTSHAYVSRATAELLGKDPAETNVIVLHLGNGASASAVRGGRCVDTSMGLTPLEGLVMGTRSGDMDPAVIFHLMRVGGMSADEIDTLLNKKSGLIGLCGDNDMREIRRRVDEGDEQAELAFDIYIHRLKKYIGAYYAVLGRVDAVAFTAGVGENAAPVREAALAGLEELGLAVDGERNAVRGDEARLISPEGARVAVAVVPTDEELEIATQTYALVIGSGNHT; encoded by the coding sequence GTGAGCCCGTCCCGTGTCCTCGTCCTCAACTCCGGCTCCTCGTCGGTGAAGTACCAGCTGCTCGACATGCGCGACAACGGCCGGCTGGCGGTGGGTCTGGTCGAACGCATCGGCGAGCAGACCTCCCGGCTGAAGCACACCCCGGCCGGCGGCGAGAGCCGGGAGCGCGGCGGGGCGATCGCCGACCACGACGCCGCCCTGAAGGCCGTCGCCGAGGAGCTCGCCAAGGACGGCCTCGGCCTGGACTCGCCCGAACTGGCCGCGATCGGGCACCGCGTGGTGCACGGCGGCAAGTTCTTCACCGAGCCGACCGTGATCGACGAAACCGTGCTCGCCGAGATCGAGCGGCTCATCCCCGTCGCCCCGCTGCACAACCCGGCCAACCTCACCGGGATCCGCACGGCGCAGGCGCTGCGGCCGGACCTGCCACAGGTCGCCGTCTTCGACACCGCCTTCCACACGACGATGCCGGAGTCGGCCGCCCGCTACGCGATCGACGTGAAGACGGCCGACGAGCACCGCATCCGCCGCTACGGCTTCCACGGCACCTCGCACGCCTACGTCTCCCGGGCCACCGCCGAGCTGCTCGGCAAGGACCCCGCCGAGACGAACGTGATCGTGCTGCACCTGGGCAACGGGGCGTCCGCCTCTGCCGTGCGGGGCGGTCGTTGCGTGGACACCTCCATGGGCCTGACGCCTTTGGAGGGGCTCGTGATGGGTACGCGCTCGGGAGACATGGACCCGGCCGTCATCTTCCATTTGATGCGTGTTGGTGGAATGTCCGCCGACGAGATCGACACTCTTCTCAACAAGAAGAGCGGTCTGATCGGTCTGTGCGGCGACAACGACATGAGGGAGATCCGCCGCCGCGTCGACGAGGGCGACGAGCAGGCGGAGCTGGCGTTCGACATCTACATTCACCGCCTGAAGAAGTACATCGGCGCCTATTACGCCGTACTCGGACGGGTGGACGCGGTGGCCTTCACCGCCGGTGTCGGCGAGAACGCGGCGCCCGTGCGGGAGGCCGCCCTGGCGGGCCTGGAGGAGCTGGGTCTCGCGGTGGACGGCGAGCGCAACGCCGTACGCGGCGACGAGGCGCGGCTGATCTCGCCCGAGGGCGCCCGGGTCGCGGTGGCGGTGGTGCCCACCGACGAGGAATTGGAGATCGCGACACAGACCTACGCGCTGGTAATTGGTTCGGGGAATCACACCTGA
- the pyk gene encoding pyruvate kinase, with protein sequence MRRSKIVCTLGPAVDSHEQLVALIEAGMNVARFNFSHGTHAEHQGRYDRVRAAAKETGRAIGVLADLQGPKIRLETFAEGPVELVRGDEFTITTEDVPGDKTICGTTYKGLPGDVTKGDQVLINDGNVELKVTEVEGPRVRTIVIEGGVISDHKGINLPGAAVNVPALSEKDIEDLRFALRMGCDLVALSFVRDAKDVADVHRVMDEEGRRVPVIAKVEKPQAVQNMEDVVMAFDGVMVARGDLAVEYPLEKVPMVQKRLIELCRRNAKPVIVATQMMESMITNSRPTRAEASDVANAILDGADAVMLSAESSVGAYPIETVKTMSKIVTAAEQELMSKGLQPLVPGKKPRTQGGSVARAACEIADFLGGRGLVAFTQSGDTARRLCRYRAVQPIIAFTTDESTRNQLALSWGVEPHVVPFVNSTDEMVDLVDQEMVKLNRFNEGDIVVITAGSPPGVPGTTNMVRVHHLGGAKS encoded by the coding sequence ATGCGCCGTTCGAAAATCGTCTGTACTCTCGGCCCCGCGGTCGACTCCCACGAGCAGCTTGTCGCGCTGATCGAGGCCGGCATGAACGTGGCCCGCTTCAACTTCAGCCACGGCACGCACGCCGAGCACCAGGGCCGGTACGACCGGGTCCGTGCCGCCGCCAAGGAGACCGGCCGGGCCATCGGGGTCCTCGCCGACCTCCAAGGCCCCAAGATCCGTCTGGAGACCTTCGCCGAGGGTCCCGTGGAGCTGGTCCGGGGTGACGAGTTCACCATCACCACCGAGGACGTCCCGGGCGACAAGACGATCTGCGGGACGACCTACAAGGGCCTGCCCGGCGACGTGACCAAGGGCGACCAGGTCCTGATCAACGACGGCAACGTCGAGCTGAAGGTCACCGAGGTCGAGGGCCCCCGGGTGAGGACGATCGTCATCGAGGGCGGCGTCATCTCCGACCACAAGGGCATCAACCTGCCCGGCGCGGCCGTCAACGTGCCGGCCCTGTCCGAGAAGGACATCGAGGATCTCCGCTTCGCCCTCCGCATGGGCTGCGACCTGGTAGCGCTGTCGTTCGTCCGGGACGCCAAGGACGTCGCGGACGTGCACCGCGTCATGGACGAGGAGGGCCGCCGCGTCCCGGTCATCGCCAAGGTGGAGAAGCCGCAGGCGGTGCAGAACATGGAGGACGTCGTGATGGCGTTCGACGGCGTGATGGTCGCCCGCGGTGACCTCGCCGTCGAGTACCCGCTCGAAAAGGTCCCCATGGTGCAGAAGCGCCTGATCGAGCTGTGCCGGCGCAACGCCAAGCCGGTGATCGTGGCGACCCAGATGATGGAGTCGATGATCACCAACTCCCGTCCGACCCGCGCCGAGGCCTCCGACGTGGCCAACGCGATCCTGGACGGCGCCGACGCGGTCATGCTGTCCGCCGAGTCGAGCGTGGGCGCGTACCCGATCGAGACCGTCAAGACGATGTCGAAGATCGTCACCGCGGCCGAGCAGGAACTGATGTCCAAGGGGCTCCAGCCGCTCGTGCCGGGCAAGAAGCCGCGCACGCAGGGCGGTTCGGTGGCCCGGGCCGCGTGCGAGATCGCCGACTTCCTCGGCGGCCGGGGCCTGGTGGCCTTCACCCAGTCCGGTGACACCGCCCGCCGGCTGTGCCGCTACCGCGCCGTCCAGCCCATCATCGCGTTCACCACGGACGAGTCCACCCGCAACCAGCTGGCGCTCAGCTGGGGCGTGGAGCCGCACGTCGTGCCGTTCGTGAACAGCACCGACGAGATGGTCGACCTGGTGGACCAGGAGATGGTGAAGCTGAACCGCTTCAACGAGGGCGACATCGTGGTCATCACCGCCGGTTCGCCCCCCGGCGTCCCCGGCACCACCAACATGGTGCGCGTCCACCACCTGGGCGGCGCCAAGAGCTGA
- a CDS encoding DUF6114 domain-containing protein has protein sequence MSAETPAADGQFTLRRQQFRAWRGTRPFWAGLFVLLSGLPIAYFPYANLQIGHLTLAMATTAGAGSLIIGVLLVVLGVSLWFQKHVRVFAGVAAILLALVSIPVSNLGGFLIGFLLALVGGAMAVAWAPGPPPAGQLASHATTGTGDAPDAMDHDTTVLKPVDGVGEPNDLSGTNPANGANGRHSAG, from the coding sequence ATGAGCGCCGAGACTCCTGCCGCAGACGGCCAGTTCACTCTCCGGAGGCAGCAGTTCCGCGCCTGGCGGGGTACGCGGCCGTTCTGGGCCGGGCTGTTCGTCCTGCTCAGCGGACTGCCCATCGCCTACTTCCCGTACGCGAACCTCCAGATCGGTCACCTGACGCTGGCGATGGCGACCACCGCGGGTGCCGGTTCCCTGATCATCGGCGTGCTGCTCGTCGTGCTGGGCGTCAGCCTCTGGTTCCAGAAGCACGTCCGGGTCTTCGCGGGTGTCGCGGCGATCCTGCTGGCGCTGGTGTCCATCCCCGTGTCCAACCTCGGCGGCTTCCTCATCGGCTTCCTCCTCGCCCTCGTGGGCGGGGCGATGGCCGTCGCCTGGGCGCCGGGCCCGCCGCCCGCGGGGCAGCTCGCCAGCCACGCGACCACGGGCACGGGCGATGCTCCCGACGCCATGGACCACGACACCACGGTGCTCAAGCCCGTGGACGGGGTGGGCGAGCCGAACGATCTGTCAGGAACGAACCCGGCCAACGGGGCGAACGGGAGGCACAGTGCCGGCTGA
- a CDS encoding DUF6230 family protein: MESQVRGGTRWKRFAVVMVPSVAATAAIGVALAQGALAASFSVSGQSFKVTTKELVGEGFSQYGALDEGYTLDGKKAVHPVAVSSFKTATIKDLCQSVVTPNIPVLGNVSLILRAGQGAKPVEAQNLYIDVADLSADATFENIDIGVAAKDANKGPAMRKGETSNPYGFAQQADRATLSDVKQTAWATTAGTFKLSGLKMSLSTGVKECY; the protein is encoded by the coding sequence ATGGAGTCCCAGGTGCGTGGCGGGACCAGATGGAAGCGGTTCGCTGTGGTCATGGTGCCCAGCGTCGCCGCCACGGCTGCGATAGGTGTCGCCCTCGCGCAGGGCGCTCTCGCCGCGTCGTTCAGCGTCTCCGGGCAGTCGTTCAAGGTCACGACGAAGGAACTCGTCGGTGAGGGCTTCTCGCAGTACGGCGCCCTCGACGAGGGGTACACGCTCGACGGCAAGAAGGCTGTGCACCCGGTCGCGGTCTCGTCGTTCAAGACGGCGACGATCAAGGACCTGTGCCAGTCGGTCGTCACCCCGAACATTCCGGTGCTCGGGAACGTCAGCCTGATCCTGCGTGCCGGCCAGGGTGCGAAGCCGGTCGAGGCGCAGAACCTCTACATCGATGTCGCCGACCTCAGCGCCGACGCGACGTTCGAGAACATCGACATCGGTGTGGCCGCCAAGGACGCCAACAAGGGTCCGGCCATGAGGAAGGGCGAGACGTCGAACCCGTACGGCTTCGCCCAGCAGGCGGACCGGGCGACCCTGTCCGACGTGAAGCAGACGGCGTGGGCGACCACCGCCGGAACCTTCAAGCTCAGCGGCCTGAAGATGTCGCTGTCGACGGGTGTCAAGGAGTGCTACTAA
- a CDS encoding tetratricopeptide repeat protein, translating into MQPRNMSMSGVVDLAAVKAAQEAKAKAEQARAQAAREGGAGAISPADLVIDVDEAGFERDVLQRSAEVPVVIDFWAEWCQPCKQLSPVLERLAVEYNGRFLLAKIDVDANQMLMQQFGIQGIPAVFAVVAGQALPLFQGAAGEAQIRQTLDQLVQVAEQRFGLTGLTVDPEADPGGAQSAPERPAGPYDGLLEAAVQALDSGDLSGAVQAYKNVLSEDPGNEEAKLGLAQAELLQRVQGVDPQRVRRDAAEKPADVQAQIAAADLDLVGGHVEDAFGRLIETVGRTVGDDRDTVRKRLLELFEVVGPEDPRVVAARRALARALF; encoded by the coding sequence ATGCAGCCACGGAACATGTCCATGAGCGGAGTCGTCGACCTCGCCGCGGTGAAGGCGGCCCAGGAGGCCAAGGCGAAGGCGGAGCAGGCGCGGGCGCAAGCCGCCCGGGAAGGCGGCGCGGGGGCGATCTCCCCGGCCGACCTCGTCATCGACGTCGACGAGGCGGGGTTCGAGAGGGACGTCCTCCAGCGGTCCGCCGAGGTGCCCGTCGTCATCGACTTCTGGGCCGAGTGGTGTCAGCCCTGCAAGCAGCTGAGCCCGGTCCTGGAGCGGCTGGCCGTCGAGTACAACGGCCGCTTCCTGCTCGCCAAGATCGACGTCGACGCCAACCAGATGCTGATGCAGCAGTTCGGCATCCAGGGGATCCCGGCGGTGTTCGCGGTCGTCGCGGGGCAGGCGCTGCCGCTCTTCCAGGGGGCCGCGGGCGAGGCGCAGATCCGGCAGACGCTGGACCAGCTGGTGCAGGTCGCGGAGCAGCGCTTCGGTCTGACCGGCCTCACCGTCGACCCCGAGGCCGACCCGGGCGGCGCCCAGTCGGCTCCCGAGCGGCCGGCCGGTCCGTACGACGGGCTCCTCGAGGCCGCCGTGCAGGCGCTGGACTCGGGCGATCTGAGCGGTGCCGTCCAGGCCTACAAGAACGTACTGAGCGAGGACCCGGGCAACGAGGAGGCCAAACTGGGCCTCGCCCAGGCCGAGTTGCTCCAGCGGGTGCAGGGCGTCGACCCGCAGCGGGTGCGCAGGGACGCGGCCGAGAAGCCGGCCGACGTGCAGGCGCAGATCGCCGCCGCCGACCTGGATCTGGTGGGCGGCCATGTGGAGGACGCCTTCGGCCGGCTCATCGAGACCGTGGGGCGTACGGTGGGTGACGACCGGGACACCGTGCGGAAGCGGTTGCTGGAGCTGTTCGAGGTGGTCGGACCCGAGGATCCGCGGGTGGTCGCGGCCCGCAGGGCCCTGGCGCGGGCCCTGTTCTGA
- a CDS encoding TetR/AcrR family transcriptional regulator, with protein MHSRSPASRTGRPRSATADAAILAATRAALVELGWSKLTLGDVATRAGVAKTTLYRRWAGKNELVVDAVAELFDELELPDSGSLAADIEGVVLQFAAILARPEAKSGLMAVVAEATRDDALRERIRESVVDRQKRLVVEGRSRARARGELPPEPDPVTASRTADLIFDMVAGAVVHRTLVSGQPVDEEWVRGFTLVLLKGLTGEAAHPAAG; from the coding sequence ATGCACAGCCGCAGCCCAGCCAGCCGCACCGGGCGCCCGCGCAGCGCCACGGCGGACGCCGCGATCCTGGCCGCGACGCGGGCGGCGCTGGTCGAACTGGGCTGGTCCAAGCTCACCTTGGGAGACGTCGCGACCCGCGCCGGGGTTGCGAAGACGACGCTGTACCGCCGCTGGGCCGGCAAGAACGAACTGGTCGTCGACGCGGTCGCCGAACTCTTCGACGAACTGGAGCTCCCGGACAGCGGCTCACTGGCCGCGGACATCGAGGGCGTCGTCCTCCAGTTCGCCGCCATCCTGGCCCGCCCCGAGGCGAAGAGCGGCCTGATGGCGGTGGTCGCGGAGGCCACCCGCGACGACGCCCTGCGCGAACGCATCCGCGAATCGGTGGTCGACCGCCAGAAACGCCTGGTCGTGGAGGGCAGATCCCGAGCCCGGGCGAGAGGCGAACTGCCGCCCGAACCGGATCCCGTCACGGCGTCCCGCACAGCGGACCTGATCTTCGACATGGTGGCGGGAGCGGTGGTCCACCGCACGCTGGTGAGCGGGCAGCCGGTGGACGAGGAGTGGGTCCGCGGCTTCACCCTGGTGCTGCTCAAGGGCCTGACGGGAGAAGCCGCACACCCGGCCGCCGGCTGA
- a CDS encoding acyl-CoA mutase large subunit family protein — protein sequence MDADAIEEGRRRWQARYDSARKREADFTTLSGDPVEPVYGPRPGDRYDGFERIGWPGEYPFTRGLYATGYRGRTWTIRQFAGFGNAEQTNERYKMILRNGGGGLSVAFDMPTLMGRDSDDPRSLGEVGHCGVAIDSAADMEVLFKDIPLGDVTTSMTISGPAVPVFCMYLVAAERQGVDPAVLNGTLQTDIFKEYIAQKEWLFQPEPHLRLIGDLMEHCAAGIPAYKPLSVSGYHIREAGATAAQELAYTLADGFGYVELGLSRGLDVDVFAPGLSFFFDAHVDFFEEIAKFRAARRIWARWMRDVYGARSEKAQWLRFHTQTAGVSLTAQQPYNNVVRTAVEALAAVLGGTNSLHTNALDETLALPSEQAAEIALRTQQVLMEETGVANVADPLGGSWYVEQLTDRIEADAEKIFEQIRERGLRAHPDGQHPIGPITSGILRGIEDGWFTGEIAESAFRYQQALEKGDKKVVGVNVHTGSVTGDLEILRVSHEVEREQVRVLGERKAGRDDARVRTALDGMIAAARSDANMIEPMLEAVRAEATLGEICGVLRDEWGVYTEPAGF from the coding sequence ATGGACGCTGACGCCATAGAGGAAGGCCGCCGTCGCTGGCAGGCCCGGTACGACTCCGCGCGCAAGCGCGAGGCTGACTTCACCACGCTCTCCGGCGACCCCGTCGAGCCGGTGTACGGGCCCCGGCCCGGCGACAGGTACGACGGGTTCGAGCGGATCGGCTGGCCCGGGGAGTACCCCTTCACCCGCGGCCTGTACGCGACCGGCTACCGAGGGCGTACGTGGACCATCCGGCAGTTCGCCGGGTTCGGCAACGCCGAGCAGACCAACGAGCGCTACAAGATGATCCTCCGCAACGGCGGGGGCGGGCTCTCGGTCGCCTTCGACATGCCGACGCTCATGGGCCGCGACTCCGACGACCCGCGCTCGCTGGGCGAGGTCGGGCACTGCGGTGTCGCGATCGACTCGGCGGCCGACATGGAGGTCCTGTTCAAGGACATTCCGCTGGGCGACGTCACGACGTCCATGACCATCAGCGGACCGGCCGTGCCCGTCTTCTGCATGTACCTGGTCGCCGCCGAGCGGCAGGGCGTCGACCCGGCCGTCCTGAACGGCACGCTCCAGACGGACATCTTCAAGGAGTACATCGCCCAGAAGGAGTGGCTCTTCCAGCCGGAACCGCACCTGCGGCTCATCGGCGACCTGATGGAGCACTGCGCGGCCGGCATCCCCGCGTACAAGCCGCTGTCGGTCTCCGGCTACCACATCCGGGAGGCCGGGGCGACGGCCGCGCAGGAGCTGGCGTACACGCTGGCGGACGGCTTCGGGTACGTGGAGCTGGGGCTGTCGCGCGGGCTGGACGTCGACGTCTTCGCCCCCGGTCTGTCCTTCTTCTTCGACGCGCACGTCGACTTCTTCGAGGAGATCGCGAAGTTCCGGGCGGCCCGGCGGATCTGGGCCCGCTGGATGCGGGACGTGTACGGGGCGCGGTCGGAGAAGGCGCAGTGGCTGCGCTTCCACACCCAGACGGCGGGTGTCTCCCTCACCGCGCAGCAGCCGTACAACAACGTCGTACGGACGGCCGTGGAGGCGCTGGCGGCCGTGCTCGGCGGGACGAACTCGCTGCACACCAACGCCCTGGACGAGACCCTCGCGCTGCCGAGCGAGCAGGCGGCGGAGATCGCGCTGCGGACGCAGCAGGTGCTGATGGAGGAGACCGGGGTCGCCAACGTGGCCGACCCGCTGGGCGGTTCCTGGTACGTCGAGCAGCTCACCGACCGGATCGAGGCCGACGCCGAGAAGATCTTCGAGCAGATAAGGGAGCGGGGGCTGCGGGCGCACCCCGACGGGCAGCACCCGATCGGGCCGATCACCTCCGGGATCCTGCGGGGCATCGAGGACGGCTGGTTCACCGGGGAGATCGCGGAGTCGGCGTTCCGGTACCAGCAGGCGCTGGAGAAGGGCGACAAGAAGGTCGTCGGGGTGAACGTCCACACCGGCTCGGTCACCGGGGACCTGGAGATCCTGCGGGTCAGCCATGAGGTGGAGCGGGAGCAGGTCCGGGTGCTCGGGGAGCGGAAGGCCGGGCGCGACGACGCGCGGGTCCGTACGGCGCTCGACGGCATGATCGCCGCGGCACGGTCGGACGCGAACATGATCGAGCCGATGCTGGAGGCGGTACGGGCCGAGGCGACGCTCGGCGAGATCTGCGGCGTGCTGCGGGACGAGTGGGGGGTGTACACGGAGCCCGCCGGTTTCTGA
- a CDS encoding DUF3817 domain-containing protein — MKKSVLTRYRVMAYVTGVLLVLLTIGVIAKYLLDMDGAADFTRVVGIAHGWLYVVYLIFAFDLGSKAKWPVGKQLWVLLAGTIPTAAFFVERKISHELEARVAEDSPAPAKA; from the coding sequence ATGAAAAAGAGCGTGCTGACCCGCTACCGCGTGATGGCCTACGTCACCGGTGTGCTGCTGGTCCTGCTGACCATCGGCGTCATCGCCAAGTACCTGCTCGACATGGACGGTGCCGCCGACTTCACGCGCGTCGTCGGCATCGCGCACGGCTGGCTGTACGTCGTGTACCTGATCTTCGCCTTCGACCTGGGCTCCAAGGCGAAGTGGCCGGTGGGCAAGCAGCTGTGGGTGCTGCTCGCCGGGACCATTCCGACGGCCGCCTTCTTCGTGGAGCGCAAGATCAGCCACGAGCTGGAGGCCAGGGTCGCGGAGGACTCGCCCGCGCCCGCCAAGGCGTAA